The following DNA comes from Mucilaginibacter jinjuensis.
CTGGGGATTTATGGAAAATAGTAGAAAATATGATGACTGGTTTGATGAGCTAAGTGAAGAGCAACAAAAAGAAGTCTTAGAAGGGTTAGCTCAAGCAGATAATGGTGAAATAATTTCGCATGAAGAGGCTATTGGTCTATTTGGAAAATGGGGTTTGGTATAATGAATATCGTACTTTGTTTATATTTGCCCAATGAAAAATTTTAAGGTAGAAGCGGAGGGTGCAGAGTTTGATTTTTTTACCATGAACATAAAGCGGTTACAGGCCTTCCAGGTTTACGTCGCGCACAAGGGCGAACAAGTTCGATTCCACATGCAGCTGAATGACCAAACCGGCGATTTCTATATTACCGACAAAGCGAAGTGCCCTGCCGAATTTCACCAGGCAGAAGATCTGCTGAATAAAGCCATTAAAATTTACGGGAAAGAAGATTAAGCAGCTGCTTAAAAAGCATTCAGATTATCGATCACAAATTGCGCATCTTTTTCGGTGTGGCAATACGAGCAAGGAAGGCTTAACGTGGTTTGATGAATTGCTTCAGAAATTGGGAAATGCTGTCCCGCTAATAAATGCGATAAAGCTTTTTGTTGATGCGGCGGTACAGGATAATGAATTTCGGTACCAATACCTTGTTCTAGCAAATAAGCCTTCAACTCATCGCGGCGTGGGTGTCTTATATTGAAAATGTGGTAAACATCGGTATAATCGGCATCAACAACCGGCAATATAAAATCAGATTTAAGCTGATCAAGGTACATACCTGCCAGCTTTTGTTTGTGCGCATTGATGCTATCTAAAGCTTCGAGCTTAATTTGCAGAAATGCAGCCTGCAGTTCATCCAAACGGGAGTTTACACCCATGTACTCGTTATAATATTTCTTTTCAGAACCGTAGTTGCGGAGCTTACGCATTTTATCGGCATATTCAATATTATCGGTAGTAATAGCTCCGGCATCGCCTAAAGCACCTAAATTTTTGGTGGGGTAAAAACTGAAAGCACCAAATTCGCCAAAGGTGCCGGCCTTTTTGCCTTTGTGCATAGCGCCGTGTGCTTGTGCGCAATCTTCAATCAGCACCAGGTTATACTTTTCTTTAATGGCCATTATCGCATCCATATTGCAACATTTGCCATAC
Coding sequences within:
- a CDS encoding DegT/DnrJ/EryC1/StrS family aminotransferase gives rise to the protein MIPYENLFELNKPFNEAFKQRFSDFLNSGWYILGKYTDDFEQQFAQWNQSAYCIGVANGLDALTLSLKTFDFEPGSEVIVPSNTYIATILSITNNNLVPVLVEPDIHTYNIEPAEVEKAITPRTKAIMIVHLYGKCCNMDAIMAIKEKYNLVLIEDCAQAHGAMHKGKKAGTFGEFGAFSFYPTKNLGALGDAGAITTDNIEYADKMRKLRNYGSEKKYYNEYMGVNSRLDELQAAFLQIKLEALDSINAHKQKLAGMYLDQLKSDFILPVVDADYTDVYHIFNIRHPRRDELKAYLLEQGIGTEIHYPVPPHQQKALSHLLAGQHFPISEAIHQTTLSLPCSYCHTEKDAQFVIDNLNAF